The DNA window ACGGAGACGACGCCCCTGAACGTCAACGCGACCGTCGAGAATCCGACCAGCGGCGAGGTCGTCTTCTCGGAACTCGGCTACACCATCACGATGAACAACGTGACCGTCGCCGACGGAACGACCGACGGCGAAGTGCACGTCGAACCCGGCCGGACGACCTCGTTCGGCATCGATTCGACGTTCGACAACGGCAAGCTACCGGAGTGGTGGCAGAGCCACATCGAGCACGGCGAGAAGACGACGATGGACGTGCAGTTCTACGCGGTCGTCCACGAGAACGGGACGACTCGGAAGGTCGGACTCCCGTTCATGAGCAAGCGCATCGTGTTCACGACCGACGTGCTCGGCGGCGGCAAGACGACGACGAAGGTCGTGCCACGGAACGAAGCGCAGTCGTTCGCCCCGCCGGAACTCCAGTCGGTTCAAAGCGAGTGGGTCGTCCCCGACGAGGGGAACACCGGCGTTCGAACCCACGCGACCGTGACCAACCCGAACGAACCGGGGTCGGTGTTCGCCGAACACCTTTCGGTCGATGCGAAATACCGCGTGCTGATGAACGACGTGCCGCTGGTCGACGGTAAGACGACCCGGGATATCGGACCGGGGAAGACCGAGATCAATCTCACCGGAGAGATCACAGACGAGAAGATACAACGGTGGTGGGCCACCCACGTCAATAACGGCGAGAAGACCGACCGCGTGGTCGAGCGCGATGTGACGGTCGATGCCGGATTCGCCCGCCTCCCCGTCGGCGGGAAGGCCGACCGCGGAACCATCCGAACTGACATGCTCGGGCCGGTTGACTCGGAGTCGAGTCAGACGTTCTCGGTCGCGGGACGACCGATCGGACGCATCGAGGACATACGGGCGGACTGGGGCCACGCGACGATGGACGAAACGCCCATCGAGGCGTCGGCGACGGTGAAAAACGACCGGAGCGAGTCCGTTCGCGTCGTCGAAATCGGCTCCCGGATAACGATGAACGGCATCGTCCTCTCGGACGAATCGACGGCGAAGAACGTCGAAATCAGTCCGCACAGCGAGACGACGATTCAGGACACGGTGGCGCTCGACAACGCGAAACTCGGCCCGTGGTGGAAAACCCACCTCCGCCGCGGCGAGGAGAGTACGCTCGAAGTCAGCTACTACGTCGTCGTCGAATATCGCGGCCACACGCAGCGAATCGCTCTCGACTCGCTCAACTACCGGAAGACGGTGCGAACGAACGTCCTCGGCAACGCGTCGGCCTGAGGATACCCGATTTTATTTCGTGCGTTCGGTTGTGCCCGAACCCATGGTACAATCTGACATAATTTATTAGTTGTCGACGGTCGAGGTATTCGTATGCTTTCGAGGCGAGACGTGTTAACAACCATCTCGGCGTGCGCCGCCGGTGGGGCTCTCGCTGGCTGTTCCGCGCTCGCCGCCGTCGGCGGCTACGTCGAGAAGAAGCAAATAACGGGAACGCGGCGGCAGAACGGGGGATTACGCGACGAGACGGTCGTCAGCGTGGAGTTGAGCGAGTTGGCCGACGACCCCGTCGTCAGCGTCGCCGAACGGTGGGTCCAGCGGTTCCCCGATCCGAAGCGATTGCGGATTTCGGAGACGTTCGACGACCGCTTGCGCGACGAGTACGAGAGCCTCGGCTACGTCGTGGGCGTGTGTAGCCCGGACTGGTCGAGTGGTTCGGATTCGGTCGGGTGCTACACCGCGCCGACGGGACGCGACGATTTCAATCGGGCGCAAGTCGGTGACCGCGTGCGAGCCAGCTACTCGAACTCGAAGATACGAATCCGTAGCAACGAGGGAACGTGGGACGCAAGCAGCCGGAAAAAGCGGACGTAGTTTCGTTCAGTCGGGAGTCGAATCAGTCGCGGCGCGCGAGCAGCGCCACACCGGCGAGGGCGACGACTGCAATTCCGACGCCGAAACCGGGCTGACCGGATTCGCTCGCGGACTTCGTTTCCTTTCCGTTCGCCTGCTGCACGCCGAGATACGTCGCGGCGTCTTCGGTGTCCATCGAGGGGAACTCGCGGTCCCACTCGCCGGGCATGTGAATCTCGGTGTCGGCGTTGGCGACGGCGAGCGCGCGAACGTCTTCCTTCGTGGCGTTCTCATCGACGAGACCCGTCACGCGGACGTAGGTCGTCGTCGTGTCGTTGTTCGTCCGACCGACGATGCTGGCGACCTCCGTGTCGCCGTAGGAGTCGCCGAGCACGTCCGCGAAGGCGGTCATGTTGTCGAACTTCGCGCCACCTTCGAGGGTGACGGTCCCGGACTCGACGTCCACGTCCATGCGAGCGGACTGGAAGTCGCTACTTCGGAACGCCTTCACCAGTTCCGTCCCGCCGGAGGTCGCTTTCGAGGACCCGAACGAGGAGAGCATCGAGTCGGTCACCTTCGAGAGCATCTCCTTCTGTTTCATCTCGACGGAGCCGCGCGCGGTCACCTCGTCGCCGTTCGACTCGGCGTGGAGCGTCACCGACGAGCGTCCCAGTTCGATGTCACGGTCCTTCAGCTCCTGAACGTACTCCTTCCAGTTCTTGCTGTCGTAGTGGACCTCGGCCGTCACGGTGGTCGTTTCCGAGGAGGGGTGGGTCGCTTCGGCGGACCACTCGACCGTCTGTTCGAGGTTCGCCGCCTGCTGTGCTTCGAGCGTCTTTTTCATTCGGTCGATGTTCTGGCCGTTCATCGACGACGCGTTCGTGTTCCCCGCCACTTCGAGCGCGGCGAGGGCGGCGGAATCGTAGTTATCTACCTCGACGTCCCAGCTGAGCTTCATCGTACCGTCGTGCTGGTTCAGTCCGAACGTCACGTGGTCGATCCGCATCTTCTTGATGTCCTCGGAGAGGGAGTCTATCTCCTCGTCGGAGAGCGAAACCTGCTGTGAGGACTTCAGGCTCTGTGCGATTGACTGTGCGATGGCGTCCTTGAGGCCGGTGAACTCGACGTGGTACTGGATGTCGAGCGTCGGCTTGACGCCCGATTCGTCGTACTCGTAGCTGTCGATGGTCACCGTCGCGGAGCCGCCGTTTTGCGTCGCAACGGAGGCGTACTGGGATTTCAAGTGTTCCTTCGCGTTCTCACGGCTGTCCCACGAACTGGACATGTACGGCGAAATCGCACCGCTTTGGGTGCCCTTCAGGACGAAGCCGTTCTCCGTCTCGCGGAGGTCGTATTTCAGTTTTTTGTCGGCACCCGCCGCCATGGCCGAGGACACCGTTCCCGACCCCTTCGTGCTGAACGAGTCGGCGGTGACCGTCACGTGACCCTCGGTGTTCACGGAGTTGAGCATGGACAGCGAGGAACCGCTGTCGAACGTCGCGTCGAGCGAGAGGTCGCCCGTCGACGTCTGCTCGTTTTGCTTGCTGTTGACGTCGAGCGTGAGGTCGGAAATCGAGTCGGGGCGGTTGGCGGTGAGCGACCCGTTTCCGCTGTAGCCGTCCGGCGTCATCACGAGCGACGCCGCGGCGTCCATGTCCGACTCGGTTTCGTCGGTGGCGAGGATGTGAACGAGACCGCTCGTCACGTTCGCTCCGAACTCCATGGTGCCGTTCCCCGAATTCGAATTGTTGTAGGCGAGAACCGCGTCGCCGTTCTCCATCACGTAGATGGAATCGGCGGGGTCGGCACTGTTGGAGAGCGTTCGTTGCTGGGGGGACTGCGGCCCGGTAGTCGGTCCGGTCGCCGCAACGGGGGCAATGAGTAACACCAGTACCTGCACGAGGGCGAGGACGGTGTACTTCGATATGTTCCGTACCATGAAGATATCATTCTGTGGAAGTGTTAAAATACTTCTGCTATGCCGAATCGTTGCGGTATGGCACCGCTTCTCGTGAATTAGGATATCCGATATGATTCGACGGAGAAGTATCACGGAGGGACCCACACCAGTTTTCCCGTTCGGGACCTCACGTCGAATCATGACGTGGCGAGAACTGTTCGAGCGGGTGGCAGGGGCCGAAACCGACGTCGAAACGATTCGGGAAACGCTCGCGGAGCGACGCGATGAGTGACCCGCATCCCGCCCGCCTCGCGGTCGATGCGGACGTGTTGGCGGCGGACGTGTTAGTCGGCGGCGACGCCCGCGACGCGATGGACATCGTGCGCGGCCACTCGTGGGTCGAACTCGTCGCCAGCGACGACCTCCTTTCCGACGCCGAAGCCGTCATCCG is part of the Haladaptatus paucihalophilus DX253 genome and encodes:
- a CDS encoding LEA type 2 family protein, whose protein sequence is MAVRSLIGKLVVAVLTLFVVTAGGVGVALTSGIVTVGQPTVENVQTDWGAVTAKTTEIRTDIAVNNPSSVGVPKVADLDYEVGMNEVTVATGTVENLGLPSGQSTVSMTTRMDNRKIPAWWATHINNGEKTTVSIRPSISVPMFSKDLPAEKRAFETDLLSAFDSSKARTMTAGNREILRVTKTEASWGHATTETTPLNVNATVENPTSGEVVFSELGYTITMNNVTVADGTTDGEVHVEPGRTTSFGIDSTFDNGKLPEWWQSHIEHGEKTTMDVQFYAVVHENGTTRKVGLPFMSKRIVFTTDVLGGGKTTTKVVPRNEAQSFAPPELQSVQSEWVVPDEGNTGVRTHATVTNPNEPGSVFAEHLSVDAKYRVLMNDVPLVDGKTTRDIGPGKTEINLTGEITDEKIQRWWATHVNNGEKTDRVVERDVTVDAGFARLPVGGKADRGTIRTDMLGPVDSESSQTFSVAGRPIGRIEDIRADWGHATMDETPIEASATVKNDRSESVRVVEIGSRITMNGIVLSDESTAKNVEISPHSETTIQDTVALDNAKLGPWWKTHLRRGEESTLEVSYYVVVEYRGHTQRIALDSLNYRKTVRTNVLGNASA
- a CDS encoding PGF-CTERM sorting domain-containing protein; this translates as MVRNISKYTVLALVQVLVLLIAPVAATGPTTGPQSPQQRTLSNSADPADSIYVMENGDAVLAYNNSNSGNGTMEFGANVTSGLVHILATDETESDMDAAASLVMTPDGYSGNGSLTANRPDSISDLTLDVNSKQNEQTSTGDLSLDATFDSGSSLSMLNSVNTEGHVTVTADSFSTKGSGTVSSAMAAGADKKLKYDLRETENGFVLKGTQSGAISPYMSSSWDSRENAKEHLKSQYASVATQNGGSATVTIDSYEYDESGVKPTLDIQYHVEFTGLKDAIAQSIAQSLKSSQQVSLSDEEIDSLSEDIKKMRIDHVTFGLNQHDGTMKLSWDVEVDNYDSAALAALEVAGNTNASSMNGQNIDRMKKTLEAQQAANLEQTVEWSAEATHPSSETTTVTAEVHYDSKNWKEYVQELKDRDIELGRSSVTLHAESNGDEVTARGSVEMKQKEMLSKVTDSMLSSFGSSKATSGGTELVKAFRSSDFQSARMDVDVESGTVTLEGGAKFDNMTAFADVLGDSYGDTEVASIVGRTNNDTTTTYVRVTGLVDENATKEDVRALAVANADTEIHMPGEWDREFPSMDTEDAATYLGVQQANGKETKSASESGQPGFGVGIAVVALAGVALLARRD